The Deltaproteobacteria bacterium nucleotide sequence ACAAAGGCTCGGGTAATACTGAATACGGGGAGGACTCGATATGCTCGTAAAAGGTTGGATGACCACCGATGTTGTAACGATCGACGAGAACACGTCCATGATGAAGGCCGGTCAGATCATGAAGGAGTACAATATTCACTCGCTGCCGGTAATGAAAAATGGTGCATTAGTCGGTATTGTTACGGACCGGGATGTCAAGGAAGCGTCACCATCGAAAGCCACAACCCTGGATGTGCATGAGCTGTATTACCTGCTTTCGGAACTGAAAGTCAAAGATATAATGAGGAAGAACCCCATCACGGTGGATCCCGACGAGACGGTGGAAAAAGCGGCCGTGATTATGCTTGAAAACGAGGTTCACGCACTCCCTGTGGTGAATAGCAAAGGGGCGTTGGTGGGTATGATCACCCAGGGGGATGTGTTCCGTGTGCTGATCAGTATTACCGGTATTTATCGGGGCGGGGTGCAGTTTGCATTCAACCTGCCGGATCGGCCGGGAACGATTAAAGAGGTGGCCGACGTCATACGCAGGCACGGGGGTCAGATGGTCAGCATACTGACTTCTTACGATTCATGCGAAGAGGACTGCAGACACGTTTTTATACGTATAACGGATTTGCCCGAAGATAAGCTTAAGGCGCTGACGAAGGAACTGGATGAGAATTTTATCCTGTTGTATACGGTCAAGGACGTGCTCAAGGACGTTAAACGCAAGGCCTAGCCGGCAAAAATAACTCGGGTGCGAGGACGGTTGGATTCCTCGGTGGACGAGATGTCGGCTTTTTCCCCGATCGAGGCGCAGCCTGCTTGCCAGGGACAAGCTGCAGCGCGCCCGTTCGGCCGCGGACCCGCCACAAGAGGAAGCCTTCCGCCGGATCGACCGCTTCCGATGCCCGGATTTGGTGCGGAGATCCTGGCGGAACTAAGGTCTCAACAGCACCTGATCTCCGAAAACCGCCTCCAAATGAGACTTGAGCCGATGGAGATGCACTTCGTCCTCCAATTCGACGATCAGATCCCCGTCGGTGGAAACTTGAAGCAACGCGTGCGATTCGATCACATCGATCATTCGCTCCGGGTTAGCCGTAAACCACCCTTTCATGCGCCGGAGCAGTTCAGCTCCATTCCATCTGCGCTCGATCGTCAGATCGATATCCCGATACAGAGCGTTCCAACCTATGATCGTAGGGTTTTTGATGACCGGAGAAATGGGATCGTTGTAAATTGCACATCGGCCGAACACGCGCATTCGGATCATGGTTGGTTCTCTTCACGATTGGATGTTCGTTTCTTGTTCCCGGCGAGGGTCGGGGGAACGCTCTTGCGATGCGTACAGGCCGGCCTGCAGACGGCCCTATGGGATCCGCTTGCCGGTGGGTCACCGGAGCGTCCGATGGTTGCGCGGGCCATGGCCTCCTTCGACCGTGAGCGAAACATTATAGTAACGCAGGCGTGGTTGAAGAAACAAGTCCGCTCGGAAGGTCCGCGCCGGCGGGTCCGTTGCTGCCGAGCTAGGGCTCGGCGTTCCCAGGGTTGCATAGGGTTGAAGAAACAAGTCCGCTCGGGATCGTCCATTCCTGACCGCCGCAGCGAGGCAGCCGGCCGGCTCCGTTGTCGATCGGCATTCCATGGCGGCCTCCTGGGACGGACTGCCGTCATCTCGGAATAATAGGACATTTACCATGGAGAAGAACATTCTGAAGTTCACGATCAACCTCCTCCTGTTCATCGATCTCTGTTCCGTCGGCATGATTGGTCTCTTGCTGGCGTTCGTCATCCCTCGGGGAGGACCCCGAAGCGGGGACGGCTATTTCCTGTGGCTGCACCGACATGATTGGGCGGATCTTCACCTCTACCTGGCCCTGGTGTTTCTCCTGATGCTGTTCGTCCATGTTTCATTCAATTGGAAGTGGGTTGTCCAATCATACAAGCGCTATTTTGGAGAAGTTTGGAGAAAAGGCCTTCTGCTGACGGCGGTAGCCTGGATATTCGTGTTGCTGGTGGGGTGGACTCTGGCGAAAATGTAACACCGGGAATGAGATGGGGAGATACGGGCGTCTGCCATGGATGATGGTCTCGTATGAACCTGCGGTGGACCCTTTGCGGATATGCGGCCCTCGATGTAGAAATCGGAAGCGTCCTCCTGAGCGTTATTTGTTCTTGGGAATGTCTTCCCGGTTGACCGGAGACTTTCGATCCTTCCGGCTCCATGCTACAGGCGTGGACGGCTCGGATACTCGGCCGTCTCGACCGTAAGCAGTCACCCGATAGCGGATGAGGTCCCCTTTGGGCGGATGAAGATCCGTGAATCCGGGCTCCCTCAGCAAAGACGAAATTCGAATGAATTCTCCGTCCCCGCCAATGCTGCGCTCTACGAGGTAGCCTTCCTGCCCGGCCTCGCTTCCCGAGGTCCAAATCAGCTTAGGAAAACCGGAGTCATCGATTTCCAGAGAAAGCTGTTTCGGGGGTGCGACCGTTATCGAACCGAAAAAGCGCTGGGTGAGTTGTCTGGAGCCGGCGCTTTCGTTGCCGTCTCCGTCCAGGGCTGTAACAAAATAGATGTAGGACGCACCCACGACGCCGGTTACATCGTCAAAGCCGAGCCCGCTGACCGGCGAAGAATTCAGACGGTCCGCATCCGAGTCCTTGCCGGCTTCCCGCCGGTATACGTAATATCCGGCGACATCCTCATCGGGCGGGGCCACCCAGGCCAATCGAACCCGGCCTTCCTCCACGGCAAGATCCGTGAGAACAGGGGGGGTTGGCGGAGTACGGTCAGGCAACCTCAGTGACTGGGCCTTCGTCGCCGCGCTGGAGTTTCCCACTCCGTCCACCGCGTCCACTGAGTAATAGTAGGTATACGGCGACTTGGGATCCAACCGGTCGGAGGATATCATTGTTTTTTCCCCGGCGGCGGCAACGGTTTTCAGAAGAACGGGTTTGTCCTGGCTTCCGACGGAACGGTAGACACGGTAAAAAGTCACATCCACGGAAGAGCTGACGTCCCAGCTCAGACGCACTGCACCGTTGTCTTCAACGGACACGTGGAGCCCCTCGGGGGGGGTGGGCGGTTTTGCGTCGAGCAGGGAAGCCAGGGCCGGCATCGAGGGGTCCCCTTCCCCGCTGTATGGGTCCACGCCGGCAATTCGGTAGTAATAGAGAACGTTGCTCTTGACTCTCCTGTCCTCGTACTTCGTGGTTGCAGGACTCACTTGAGCTATGGCTTCGCCGGTATCGCTCTTCAGGCCAAGCTTGGCCCTGTCCATCAGAGGCAAGGCCAAGGCCTTGCGGTAGACACGATACGCGGAGAGTTCCGGATCGTTCAGCGGCTTCCAGCTCAGGACCAGGGCCTGATCGGAGGAACGGGCGGACACCCCTATAACCCGGGATGGAGGACGGCCGTCGTGCCATGCAAAATCAACCGGTGGTGACTGTCCGAGTTCCTTTCCATTGGAATCGACGGCCACCACACGGTAGGTGTAGGAGACCCCGGGCTTGACGCCTCGGTCCCAGAATATGCCGTAAAATTCCTGCGCGCCTTTTTCGCGGATGAGCTGAGGCGCGACCGGTCTATCCGTTACGCGTTCGGACTTTTGTTTCTTAGTGCTTCGATACACATCAAACCTCACCGGAGCCACACGGCGAATGTGTTGATCCACAAGCTTCTTCGACAGGTTATGGGTTCTCCATTCGATGCAGGCCGTCCCCTCGGTCGTTGGCTTGACGCGAACGTCCAAAGGCATGGTCTCCGCGTGGCTCTTGGTACCGGCCAGCATCACAAGGACGAAGAGCGAGCAAACGGCATGGCGTATGAAGGCGTGGCTTGGCCTTTTCATGGCATGCGGCCTCTATTCTTAGTAAGGCGGCTCTGGTCGGACGGGGGCTCCGGAGGGCGCTGCGTCCCGCCCTTGGCACATGTTACCGCTGCAGAGGTCATAAACGCTCCGGCTCCACCCGCCCCATGCGCCCGCGCTGTGCAATCCGATAGGCCCAAATTCTCCGGAGGAACTGGAGAAAGCAAAGCCCGGGACCGTGTCGTCTCGATTGGGAAAACTTCCCAACCCGAAATAGAATCCTTTGTTCGTCAGAACCATCCAGGCTCCCAGCGTGTCCAGTCCGATGGCTTCGGCGCCGCTTAACACCGCGCAAAGCGGCGCCTGGATGGGATCGAAACAGTTGAGATTGTCGAACATGGTCTGGTAGTAGTCTTCCGCGATCTGAAATCTGAACTTATATCCAAACTCGGCGTTCGCTTTCCCCCAATCCGCTTCGCCGAACAACTGAGTCTCCACCGGCACGTCCAGATCTTGCAGGCGTAATCCGAAGAAGTAGCCGCCCACGTATGGGCGCGCGCACTGACTCACTTCGAATCCCATCGTATCGCTTGCAGGATCGACACCGCCCGAGCCGCTTCCGCCCGCCTCCAAGCCCAGAGTAATGCCGGCCACCGGGGCAAAGGAAACGGCGAGTTGGCCTTCGACGCCAAGTTTCATTCCCAAACCTCCCGTCAATCCTTCTTTGAAAAAATACCCCCCGAGTCTTGAGGTGGCGCCGACACCGGCCAGGATGAACGGGCTGAACTGCTGGTCGACTTGACCGCACATCCCCACGTCGATGTTGGATGCGGTTTCAAGGGGGTTGTCGCCCCTGAAATCCTTCATATAACCCGACAGAATCAGCCGACCGAGGGGAATGGCTCCCCATTCCAGGGCCGCGGCGCTGTAAAGCTGGACATACGGGCTGTCGTCCACCACCCCCAGCCACCCGGTGAGATGGGCTTCCGCGTTTCCGATAAAACTGGAGGCTATTTCGTTCATGGGGAGATCGACTCCGATTTTCCGGCCGATCGAGTTCAGGTCGGGGTAGTTGCCCGCTGCGCGCAGCATGAGCAAC carries:
- a CDS encoding CBS domain-containing protein is translated as MLVKGWMTTDVVTIDENTSMMKAGQIMKEYNIHSLPVMKNGALVGIVTDRDVKEASPSKATTLDVHELYYLLSELKVKDIMRKNPITVDPDETVEKAAVIMLENEVHALPVVNSKGALVGMITQGDVFRVLISITGIYRGGVQFAFNLPDRPGTIKEVADVIRRHGGQMVSILTSYDSCEEDCRHVFIRITDLPEDKLKALTKELDENFILLYTVKDVLKDVKRKA
- a CDS encoding DUF4405 domain-containing protein produces the protein MEKNILKFTINLLLFIDLCSVGMIGLLLAFVIPRGGPRSGDGYFLWLHRHDWADLHLYLALVFLLMLFVHVSFNWKWVVQSYKRYFGEVWRKGLLLTAVAWIFVLLVGWTLAKM